From a single Ailuropoda melanoleuca isolate Jingjing chromosome 12, ASM200744v2, whole genome shotgun sequence genomic region:
- the PSMD7 gene encoding 26S proteasome non-ATPase regulatory subunit 7 encodes MPELAVQKVVVHPLVLLSVVDHFNRIGKVGNQKRVVGVLLGSWQKKVLDVSNSFAVPFDEDDKDDSVWFLDHDYLENMYGMFKKVNARERIVGWYHTGPKLHKNDIAINELMKRYCPNSVLVIIDVKPKDLGLPTEAYISVEEVHDDGTPTSKTFEHVTSEIGAEEAEEVGVEHLLRDIKDTTVGTLSQRITNQVHGLKGLNSKLLDIRSYLEKVATGKLPINHQIIYQLQDVFNLLPDVSLQEFVKAFYLKTNDQMVVVYLASLIRSVVALHNLINNKIANRDAEKKEGQEKEESKKDRKDDKEKEKEKSDGKKEEKKEKK; translated from the exons AATAGGCAAGGTTGGAAACCAGAAGCGTGTTGTTGGTGTGCTTTTGGGGTCATGGCAAAAGAAAGTACTCGACGTATCCAACAGTTTTGCAG tcCCTTTTGATGAAGATGACAAAGATGATTCTGTCTGGTTTTTAGACCATGACTATTTGGAAAACATGTATGGAATGTTTAAGAAGGTCAATG CCAGAGAAAGAATAGTTGGGTGGTACCACACAGGCCCTAAACTACACAAGAATGACATCGCCATTAACGAACTCATGAAAAGATACTGCCCTAACTCA GTACTGGTCATCATTGACGTGAAGCCAAAGGACCTGGGACTGCCCACAGAAGCATATATTTCAGTGGAAGAAGTCCATGAT GATGGAACTCCAACCTCAAAAACATTTGAGCATGTGACCAGTGAAATTGGAGCCGAGGAAGCCGAGGAAGTTGGAGTCGAGCACTTGTTACG AGACATCAAAGACACTACAGTGGGCACTCTTTCCCAGCGGATCACAAACCAGGTCCATGGCTTGAAGGGACTGAACTCCAAGCTTCTGGATATCAGGAGCTACCTGGAGAAAGTGGCCACCGGCAAGCTGCCCATCAACCACCAGATCATCTACCAGCTACAGGACGTCTTCAACCTGCTGCCGGATGTCAGCCTCCAGGAGTTTGTCAAGGCCTTTTACCTGAAGACCAACGACCAGATGGTAGTAGTGTATTTGGCCTCGCTGATCCGTTCCGTGGTCGCCCTGCACAACCTCATCAACAACAAGATTGCCAACCGGgatgcagagaagaaagaagggcaagaaaaagaagagagcaaaaaggatagaaaagatgacaaagagaaagagaaggaaaagagtgatggaaagaaagaagagaaaaaggagaaaaaataa